One window of the Haloarcula halobia genome contains the following:
- a CDS encoding NAD(P)/FAD-dependent oxidoreductase translates to MTEEVDHRRLIIAGSGIAGLTAAIYAARSNNDPLVLEGDEPGGQLTLTSEVENYPGFPEGLSGPDLINRMKEQAKRFGTEIDHGIVTDIDDSERPFRVELRDGTVYTTDAFIAASGASARTLGVPGEDELMGYGVSTCATCDGAFFRGEDMLVVGGGDAAMEEAHFLTKFANKVYVAHRRENFRAEDYWIDKVQAKVDEGEIELLRDTELLEVHGSAEEGVDHVTLAENPEGYPSEKLDDPATEQYELDVGAVFVAIGHTPNTEYLEDTGVELDETGYVVAKGGKGAGQTATDVEGIFAAGDVVDFHYQQAVTAAGDGSKAALDADDYLEDLEATEAGAESEAAAQADD, encoded by the coding sequence ATGACCGAGGAAGTCGACCACCGACGGCTCATCATCGCTGGGTCGGGAATCGCAGGGCTGACAGCCGCCATCTACGCGGCGCGAAGCAACAACGACCCGCTCGTCCTCGAGGGCGACGAACCGGGCGGCCAGCTGACCCTGACGAGCGAAGTCGAGAACTACCCGGGGTTCCCCGAGGGGCTCTCCGGCCCGGACCTCATCAACCGGATGAAAGAACAGGCCAAGCGGTTCGGTACCGAGATCGACCACGGCATCGTCACCGACATCGACGACAGCGAGCGCCCGTTCCGCGTCGAGCTGCGCGACGGGACCGTCTACACGACCGACGCGTTCATCGCCGCGTCGGGAGCCAGCGCGCGGACGCTGGGCGTGCCCGGCGAGGACGAGCTGATGGGCTACGGCGTCTCGACGTGTGCGACCTGCGACGGCGCGTTCTTCCGGGGCGAGGACATGCTGGTCGTCGGCGGCGGCGACGCCGCGATGGAGGAGGCCCACTTCCTCACGAAGTTCGCGAACAAGGTGTACGTCGCCCACCGGCGCGAGAACTTCCGCGCCGAGGACTACTGGATCGACAAGGTCCAGGCGAAGGTCGACGAGGGCGAGATCGAGCTCCTCCGCGACACGGAGCTGCTCGAGGTCCACGGCTCGGCCGAGGAGGGCGTCGACCACGTCACCCTCGCCGAGAACCCGGAGGGCTACCCGTCGGAGAAGCTCGACGACCCGGCGACCGAGCAGTACGAGCTGGACGTCGGCGCGGTGTTCGTCGCCATCGGCCACACGCCCAACACCGAGTACCTCGAGGACACCGGCGTCGAACTCGACGAGACGGGCTACGTCGTCGCGAAGGGCGGCAAGGGCGCCGGACAGACGGCCACGGACGTCGAGGGCATCTTCGCAGCCGGGGACGTCGTCGACTTCCACTACCAACAGGCGGTCACCGCCGCCGGCGACGGCTCGAAGGCCGCACTCGACGCCGACGACTACCTCGAGGACCTCGAGGCGACCGAGGCTGGAGCGGAGTCGGAAGCGGCGGCGCAGGCCGACGACTGA
- a CDS encoding DUF357 domain-containing protein, with the protein MAADLEEKTDRYEGLLAEALDAADVAPPEGTPMHDAALECVEMAASYLEDGRHFRADDDPVNALAAFSYGHAWLDAGARIGLFDVPTEGHLFTV; encoded by the coding sequence ATGGCTGCCGATCTCGAGGAGAAGACCGACCGCTACGAGGGACTGCTCGCCGAGGCGCTCGATGCCGCGGACGTCGCGCCACCGGAGGGAACGCCGATGCACGACGCCGCCCTCGAGTGTGTGGAGATGGCGGCCTCCTACCTCGAGGACGGTCGCCACTTCCGGGCCGACGACGACCCGGTCAACGCGCTCGCTGCCTTCTCCTACGGCCACGCCTGGCTCGACGCCGGCGCACGCATCGGTCTGTTCGACGTGCCGACAGAGGGCCACCTGTTCACGGTCTGA